One genomic region from Thunnus maccoyii chromosome 16, fThuMac1.1, whole genome shotgun sequence encodes:
- the d2hgdh gene encoding D-2-hydroxyglutarate dehydrogenase, mitochondrial, with protein sequence MAGILHRTLRLRTALSALSSTATARPSHVDLCSPVLLTSSWQFGACCRKLHAGADGPKQSPAAAPERLPFSRVTEEDLNFFRKILQARTITDPDLLESSNVDWLKSVRGSSEVLLRPQTTEEVSQILSYCNNRNLAVNTQGGNTGLVGGSVPVYDEIILSTALMNNILSFDSISGILTCQAGCVLENLSLYLEERDYIMPLDLGAKGSCHIGGNVATNAGGLRLLRYGSLHGTVLGVEVVLADGRVLDCLATLRKDNTGYDLKQLFIGSEGTLGVITAVSVLCPRKPKSVNVVFLGCETFEQLLKTFQLCRGMLGEILSAYEFLDSECMRLLNTHLKLPNPISDCPFYVVIETSGSDPTHDGEKLHNFLEEAMTSSLVTDGTVATEDSKIKALWSMRERVTEALTHDGFTYKYDISLPVERIYQLVTDMREHLGDRAKSVVGYGHVGDGNLHLNITSPAKDPALLAAIEPFVYEWTAGCQGSISAEHGLGLKKRNYIYYSKPSQAVTLMGNIKAMLDPKGILNPYKTLPDNLK encoded by the exons ATGGCTGGGATTTTGCACAGGACACTAAGACTGAGGACAGCTCTGAGCGCCCTCTCATCTACTGCCACAGCCAGACCTTCACATGTAGACCTCTGCAGTCCGGTTCTCCTCACCAGCTCATGGCAGTTTGGAGCCTGCTGTCGAAAGCTGCACGCTGGGGCAGATGGTCCAAAACAGTCCCCCGCTGCAGCCCCAGAGAGGCTGCCGTTCTCCAGAGTAACTGAAGAAGATTTGAACTTCTTCAGGAAAATTCTTCAAGCCAGAACCATCACTGATCCAGACCTGCTGGAGTCAAGTAATGTGGACTGGCTAAAGTCAGTGAGAG GTTCCAGTGAAGTGTTGCTGAGACCTCAGACAACAGAAGAAGTTTCTCAAATTCTCAG TTATTGTAACAATCGTAACCTGGCAGTGAACACACAAGGAGGAAACACCGGGCTGGTGGGAGGAAGTGTGCCAGTTTATGATGAGATCATCCTCTCCACTGCTCTCATGAACAACATCCTTAGCTTTGATAGTATTTCTG GTATTCTGACGTGCCAGGCCGGTTGTGTCCTGGAGAACTTGTCTCTCTACCTGGAGGAGAGAGACTACATCATGCCACTGGATCTGGGGGCAAAAGGCAGTTGCCACATTGGGGGCAACGTTGCAACTAATGCGGGCGGACTCCGGCTGCTGCGATATGGCTCTTTACACGGGACCGTGTTGGGTGTGGAAGTG GTGTTGGCAGATGGGCGGGTGCTGGACTGCTTGGCCACGCTGAGGAAAGATAATACAGGATATGACCTGAAACAGCTCTTTATAGGATCAGAGGGCACACTGGGGGTCATTACCGCAGTGTCCGTCCTTTGTCCACGGAAACCCAAATCTGTCAATGTGGTTTTCCTGG GTTGTGAGACCTTCGAGCAGCTGCTGAAGACATTTCAGCTGTGCAGAGGCATGCTGGGAGAAATTCTGTCAGCCTACGAGTTCTTGGACAGTGAATGTATGAGGCTGCTGAATACGCACCTCAAACTTCCCAATCCCATCTCCG ACTGTCCGTTCTACGTCGTCATAGAAACGTCTGGATCTGACCCGACACATGACGGGGAGAAGCTCCACAACTTCTTAGAGGAGGCGATGACATCATCGCTGGTTACTGATGGGACTGTGGCAACTGAGGACTCAAAAATAAAG GCTCTGTGGTCAATGCGTGAACGTGTCACAGAGGCACTGACTCATGATGGGTTCACCTACAAGTATGACATCTCACTTCCTGTGGAGCGGATCTACCAGCTGGTGACGGATATGAGGGAGCACCTAGGGGACCGGGCCAAGAGTGTGGTGGGATACGGACACGTAG GTGACGGGAACCTTCACTTGAACATCACCTCTCCTGCCAAAGACCCTGCTCTCCTGGCCGCCATAGAGCCTTTTGTCTACGAGTGGACGGCCGGCTGTCAGGGAAGCATCAGTGCTGAGCACGGCCTTGGCCTGAAGAAGAGGAACTACATCTACTACAGTAAACCAAGCCAGGCTGTCACTCTGATGGGAAACATCAAGGCCATGCTGGACCCCAAAGGCATTCTCAACCCGTACAAGACTTTGCCAGACAACCTGAAATGA
- the acvr1l gene encoding activin receptor type-1, producing MGCCSVHILLLLLLQALQTSAEGSDGQLVCLCDSPKCLQDTQCQGTRCFSSVKVGSSGVMFERGCLQGSEKIRLHCSTAPSFHQAIFCCAQDMCNSNTSRSYLMSLLPSAPEEEPVRYRVEMLALFVLGPVVVLAVLSVVSVLACRRLHHGRLQRLQEFDTEQGAIDGLITSNVGDSTLADLLDHSCTSGSGSGLPFLVQRTVARQISLMECVGKGRYGEVWRGQWQGENVAVKIFSSRDEKSWFRETEIYNTVLLRHENILGFMASDMTSRNSSTQLWLITHYHENGSLYDYLQRVAVETSEGLAMAASIACGLVHLHTEIFGTEGKPAIAHRDLKSKNILVTKELRCCIADLGLAVTHSQADNLLDVGNNPKVGTKRYMAPEVLDETIQTDCFDAYKRVDIWAFGLVLWEIARRTYSNGIVEEYKPPFYDQVPNDPSFEDMKKVVCVEQQRPFIPNRWFSDPTLSALVKLMKECWYQNPSARLTALRIKKTLDKIHSSLEKGKES from the exons atgGGTTGTTGCAGTGTCCACATCCTTCTGCTGCTCTTGCTACAGGCCTTGCAGACATCGGCTGAGGGCTCAG ATGGACAgttggtgtgtctgtgtgatagCCCCAAATGCCTCCAGGACACCCAGTGCCAGGGCACCCGGTGCTTCTCCTCCGTCAAAGTGGGCAGCAGCGGGGTGATGTTTGAGCGTGGCTGCCTGCAAGGGTCGGAGAAAATCCGTTTGCATTGCTCCACAGCTCCGTCCTTCCACCAGGCCATTTTCTGCTGTGCTCAGGACATGTGTAACAGCAACACCAGCAGGAGCTATCTGATGTCTCTGCTGCCATCGG CCCCAGAAGAAGAGCCAGTCCGGTATCGTGTAGAGATGCTGGCTCTCTTTGTACTTGGTCCTGTGGTGGTTCTGGCTGTGCTGTCTGTAGTATCCGTACTGGCCTGCAGGAGGCTCCACCACGGCCGTCTGCAGAGGCTGCAGGAGTTTGACACTGAACAGGGAGCCATAGACGGCCTCATCACCTCCAATGTGGGAGACAGCACTTTAGCA GACCTGCTGGATCACTCGTGTACTTCAGGCAGTGGCTCAGGTCTTCCCTTCCTGGTCCAGAGAACTGTGGCCAGGCAGATCAGTCTGATGGAGTGTGTAG GCAAGGGAAGGTATGGAGAGGTGTGGCGAGGCCAGTGGCAGGGGGAGAACGTGGCTGTTAAAATCTTCTCCTCGAGAGATGAAAAGTCCTGGTTCAGAGAGACTGAGATCTACAATACAGTGCTGCTaagacatgaaaacatactgG gctTCATGGCGTCTGACATGACTTCTCGAAACTCCAGCACCCAGCTGTGGCTCATCACTCATTACCATGAAAACGGCTCGCTTTACGACTACCTGCAGCGAGTTGCCGTGGAGACGTCGGAGGGCTTGGCCATGGCGGCGTCGATAGCGTGCGGCCTGGTGCACCTGCACACAGAGATCTTCGGCACAGAGGGGAAACCGGCCATCGCGCACCGGGACCTGAAGAGCAAAAACATCCTCGTCACGAAGGAGCTGCGTTGCTGCATCGCAGACCTGG GACTGGCTGTGACTCACTCCCAGGCAGACAACCTGCTGGATGTGGGCAACAACCCTAAAGTGGGCACCAAGCGTTACATGGCACCTGAGGTGCTGGATGAGACCATTCAGACAGACTGCTTTGACGCCTATAAGAGAGTGGACATCTGGGCCTTTGGGCTGGTGCTGTGGGAGATAGCAAGACGCACGTACAGCAACG GTATCGTCGAGGAGTACAAGCCTCCGTTCTACGATCAGGTGCCAAATGACCCCAGCTTTGAGGACATGAAGAAGGTGGTGTGTGTGGAGCAGCAGAGGCCTTTCATTCCCAATCGCTGGTTCTCTGATCCG actcTATCTGCTCTGGTGAAACTGATGAAGGAGTGCTGGTACCAGAACCCCTCTGCCAGGCTAACAGCACTGCGTATCAAGAAGACCCTGGACAAGATTCACAGCTCTCTGGAGAAGGGCAAGGAgtcgtga
- the LOC121880960 gene encoding otolith matrix protein 1, translating into MERLERRLPVAFLLFLPLLSVSCVSNQKSTVSWCVISNAEEQKCLDLAGNATARNIRGNLQCVRGLNTRDCMDKIKNGTADAASMFGDDIYAASLCHGLELAAGESYNGVDGISYYVVAMARRSSSDLSLLEMHERSSCHPGIRTTVGWTVPIGYLVNTSQISVGDQCNFPRAVGNFFGYSCVPGVKDPRHDPRGNNPKNLCEACIGDENDRHICANNHRERHYGEAGALRCVAENLGDVAFVKHTTIFDNLDGKNQESWALDLELEDLKLLCPDGTEAGLDEYERCHLAAVPANAVVVRMEDKCRVWKYLERLQNVFGNAAEGFSLFSSAGYGESDLLFSDATHHLQRVLGSCTSWLGPSYTTMLQAFECEGFC; encoded by the exons ATGGAGCGTCTAGAGAGAAGACTGCCTGTagctttcctcctctttctgcctcttctttctgtcagctgtgtCTCCAATCAGAAATCTACAG tCTCCTGGTGCGTGATATCTAATGCTGAGGAGCAGAAGTGTTTGGATCTGGCCGGGAATGCCACAGCTCGGAATATTAGAGGGAATTTGCAATGTGTCCGTGGCCTGAACACTAGAGATTGTATGGACAAAATCAAG AATGGGACAGCAGACGCAGCCTCCATGTTTGGAGATGACATCTATGCTGCTAGCCTCTGCCATGGCCTGGAGCTGGCAGCAGGAGAGTCCTACAACGGAGTGG ATGGTATTAGCTACTACGTGGTGGCGATGGCTCGTCGCTCTTCGTCAGACCTGTCCCTGCTAGAGATGCATGAGCGCAGCTCCTGTCACCCCGGGATACGCACTACAGTTGGGTGGACAGTGCCCATTGGCTACCTGGTCAACACCTCCCAGATCAGTGTAGGGGATCAGTGCAACTTCCCCAGAG CGGTCGGAAACTTCTTTGGCTACAGCTGTGTACCGGGCGTCAAAGACCCCAGACATGACCCCAGAGGAAACAACCCCAAGAACCTGTGCGAGGCCTGTATAGGAGATGAGAACGACAGACACATCTGTGCCAACAACCACAGAGAGAGGCACTACGGAGAGGCAGGGGCCCTGAG GTGCGTTGCAGAGAACCTCGGTGATGTGGCCTttgtcaaacacacaacaatctTCGACAATTTGGACG GTAAGAACCAGGAATCCTGGGCCCTGGATCTGGAGCTGGAGGACCTGAAGCTGCTGTGTCCAGATGGAACCGAGGCAGGTCTGGATGAGTATGAGCGATGCCACCTGGCAGCCGTCCCTGCCAACGCTGTGGTGGTGCGCATGGAGGACAAGTGCCGCGTCTGGAAGTACCTGGAACGCTTACAG aATGTGTTTGGCAACGCCGCCGAGGGCTTCAGTCTGTTCAGCTCAGCAGGCTACGGTGAATCCGATCTGCTCTTCAGTGATGCCACCCACCACCTGCAGAGGGTTCTGGGTAGCTGCACCTCTTGGCTGGGCCCCTCTTACACCACCATGCTGCAAGCCTTTGAGTGTGAGG GCTTCTGCTGA